From Acinetobacter suaedae, one genomic window encodes:
- the ppsA gene encoding phosphoenolpyruvate synthase: protein MEARVIGLEKLGKHDVELVGGKNSSLGEMISHLSNAGVSVPGGFATTAAAYREFLDQSGLNARIQAELAQLNVDDVIALAETGAKIRKWIVDTPLTETLEKEIREAFTALSNGNPDIAVAVRSSATAEDLPDASFAGQQETFLNIRGIDNILIAIKEVFASLYNDRAIAYRVHQGFDHSVVALSAGVQRMVRSETGAAGVMFTLDTESGFRDVVFITASYGLGEMVVQGAVNPDEFYLSKPLLNAGKHSVLRRNLGSKHQKMIYGEEGTAGKSVVVVDVEKPERQQFALNDHELHELAKQALIIEQHYGAPMDIEWAKDGDDGQIYIVQARPETVKSRQNVGTMERYLLKQRGTVICEGRSIGQRIGSGKVRVVTSIKEMDKVQDGDVLVSDMTDPDWEPVMKRAAAIVTNRGGRTCHAAIIARELGVPAIVGCGNATEVLTDGQEVTVSCAEGDTGFIYEGALDFEVQRNSIHSMPQLPFKIMMNVGNPDRAFDFAQIPNEGIGLARLEFIINRMIGVHPKALLNIESLPRETRAAVMTRTAGYSSPIEFYVEKLVEGISTLAAAFAEKPVIVRMSDFKSNEYANLIGGKLYEPEEENPMLGFRGASRYVSDNFRDCFELECRALKKVRDEMGLTNVQIMIPFVRTVSEAKRVIELLAQNGLKRGENGLKVIMMCELPTNALLAEQFLEHFDGFSIGSNDLTQLTLGLDRDSGIVSHLFDERDPAVKALLSMAIHACRKAGKYVGICGQGPSDHPDLAKWLMEQGIESVSLNPDSVLDTWFFLAEEKIKQA, encoded by the coding sequence TTGGAAGCGCGCGTAATCGGTCTGGAAAAATTAGGAAAACACGATGTCGAACTCGTAGGTGGGAAAAACTCATCTTTGGGTGAAATGATCAGCCATTTATCCAATGCTGGTGTATCGGTACCTGGTGGTTTTGCTACAACTGCAGCTGCCTATCGTGAGTTCTTGGATCAAAGCGGCTTAAATGCTCGAATTCAGGCTGAACTTGCACAACTCAATGTTGATGATGTTATCGCGCTTGCTGAAACAGGTGCAAAAATCCGCAAATGGATTGTTGATACACCACTTACAGAAACTCTAGAAAAAGAAATTCGTGAAGCTTTCACAGCACTTTCAAACGGTAATCCAGACATCGCTGTTGCTGTGCGTTCCTCTGCAACTGCAGAAGATTTACCTGATGCTTCTTTCGCAGGACAACAAGAAACTTTCCTAAATATTCGCGGCATTGATAATATCCTGATCGCAATTAAAGAAGTTTTTGCTTCACTATATAATGACCGTGCAATTGCTTATCGTGTACACCAAGGTTTTGATCACAGCGTAGTTGCTCTATCTGCTGGTGTACAACGTATGGTTCGTTCAGAAACTGGTGCTGCGGGTGTTATGTTCACACTCGATACAGAATCAGGATTCCGTGATGTAGTCTTCATTACAGCATCATACGGTTTGGGCGAAATGGTCGTACAAGGCGCAGTAAACCCAGACGAATTCTATTTATCAAAACCACTTTTAAATGCTGGTAAACATTCTGTTCTCCGTCGCAACCTTGGTTCAAAACACCAAAAAATGATTTATGGTGAAGAAGGTACTGCGGGTAAATCAGTTGTTGTTGTAGATGTTGAAAAACCTGAACGCCAACAATTTGCATTAAATGATCACGAATTACATGAGCTTGCAAAACAAGCTTTAATCATCGAACAACATTACGGTGCTCCAATGGACATCGAATGGGCAAAAGATGGTGATGATGGCCAAATCTACATTGTTCAAGCACGTCCAGAAACTGTAAAAAGTCGTCAAAATGTCGGCACAATGGAACGCTACTTATTAAAACAACGCGGAACAGTCATTTGTGAAGGACGCTCTATTGGGCAACGTATCGGCTCAGGTAAAGTTCGTGTTGTAACATCTATTAAGGAAATGGACAAAGTCCAAGATGGTGATGTACTCGTATCTGACATGACTGACCCAGATTGGGAACCAGTGATGAAACGTGCGGCAGCTATTGTAACCAATCGTGGTGGTCGTACATGTCACGCAGCGATTATTGCACGTGAGCTTGGTGTCCCAGCAATTGTGGGTTGTGGTAATGCAACCGAAGTACTCACTGATGGACAGGAAGTAACAGTTTCTTGTGCTGAAGGTGATACCGGTTTCATCTATGAAGGTGCATTAGACTTTGAAGTGCAACGCAATTCAATTCACTCTATGCCACAATTACCGTTTAAAATCATGATGAACGTGGGTAACCCTGACCGCGCATTTGACTTTGCTCAAATTCCAAATGAAGGGATCGGACTTGCACGTCTTGAGTTCATTATTAACCGTATGATTGGCGTACACCCGAAAGCATTACTAAACATCGAGAGCCTTCCTCGTGAAACTCGTGCAGCAGTTATGACACGTACTGCTGGCTATTCTTCTCCTATCGAGTTTTATGTAGAAAAGTTAGTTGAAGGTATTTCAACTCTCGCTGCGGCATTTGCAGAAAAGCCTGTGATTGTTCGTATGTCTGACTTCAAATCGAATGAATATGCCAATTTAATCGGTGGTAAATTATACGAACCAGAAGAAGAAAACCCAATGTTAGGTTTCCGTGGTGCAAGTCGCTACGTATCTGACAATTTCCGCGACTGTTTTGAGCTCGAATGCCGTGCATTGAAAAAAGTTCGGGATGAAATGGGCTTAACCAATGTTCAAATTATGATTCCTTTCGTTCGTACCGTTTCTGAAGCGAAACGTGTCATCGAACTCCTTGCTCAAAACGGTTTAAAACGTGGTGAGAATGGCTTAAAAGTGATCATGATGTGTGAGTTGCCAACCAATGCATTATTGGCAGAGCAATTCCTTGAACACTTCGATGGTTTCTCAATTGGTTCAAACGATTTAACACAGCTTACGCTTGGTTTAGATCGCGATTCAGGTATCGTTTCTCACTTATTTGACGAACGTGACCCTGCTGTGAAAGCTTTGTTATCGATGGCAATTCATGCTTGTCGTAAAGCAGGAAAATATGTAGGTATCTGTGGTCAAGGTCCTTCCGACCATCCTGATCTTGCAAAATGGCTCATGGAGCAAGGTATCGAATCTGTTTCACTTAACCCTGACTCAGTTCTAGATACTTGGTTCTTCTTGGCTGAAGAAAAAATTAAACAAGCTTAA
- a CDS encoding RDD family protein, with the protein MQIYLARNNQQAGPYTLEQVNQMLASQQVLLTDLAWHEGMSEWKTLGELTQGKLVYEPVGHTSTPFPPSQSIDTASNTNQYQTKTTAQETKTTELASIGSRAFAKIIDFVLWLPIAAIPSFYFSEEQHVQLADIQKQMQAAEFASTKAAELQQQLFQLIPPEAWQSMMIYIVVMLMIQAYFIAKSGQSIGKKLVRIKIVDVENNTQVSLIRAFWLRSVVFIILNMLLFPIITIIDYAFAISSNRQTLHDKFAKTKVIKQ; encoded by the coding sequence ATGCAAATTTACTTGGCACGTAATAATCAACAAGCTGGTCCATATACCCTAGAACAAGTCAATCAAATGCTTGCAAGCCAACAAGTCCTACTTACTGATCTTGCTTGGCATGAAGGAATGAGTGAATGGAAAACGCTCGGTGAGTTAACCCAAGGAAAACTTGTGTATGAACCAGTCGGTCATACATCCACCCCATTTCCACCATCACAATCTATTGATACGGCATCTAATACAAATCAATACCAAACAAAAACTACAGCACAAGAAACTAAGACCACAGAACTAGCATCTATTGGATCTCGTGCATTTGCTAAAATTATTGACTTTGTGTTGTGGTTACCGATCGCAGCAATTCCATCATTTTATTTTAGTGAAGAACAACACGTACAACTCGCAGATATTCAGAAACAAATGCAAGCAGCTGAGTTTGCATCAACCAAAGCAGCTGAATTACAACAACAGTTATTCCAACTTATTCCACCTGAAGCGTGGCAAAGTATGATGATTTATATTGTCGTGATGCTTATGATTCAAGCCTATTTCATTGCGAAATCTGGACAAAGTATTGGTAAGAAATTAGTACGCATCAAAATTGTAGATGTAGAAAATAATACCCAAGTCAGCTTGATCCGAGCATTCTGGTTGCGAAGCGTTGTATTTATTATTTTAAATATGCTTCTTTTCCCGATTATTACCATCATCGATTATGCTTTCGCAATCAGTTCAAACCGTCAAACTTTGCACGATAAATTCGCAAAAACCAAAGTGATTAAGCAATAA